A DNA window from Limisphaerales bacterium contains the following coding sequences:
- a CDS encoding YceK/YidQ family lipoprotein yields the protein MKITNLKQKLTTLALGSALLLGTGCSSLQSRTVLHQDGPYPGVRSLSQNYPHSDWGAARYPAMLIDLPFSAVFDTLALPVDSLD from the coding sequence GTGAAAATCACGAATTTGAAACAAAAATTAACAACCCTTGCGCTGGGTTCGGCTCTGCTTTTAGGCACGGGATGTTCCTCTTTGCAATCGCGAACCGTGCTCCATCAGGACGGCCCGTATCCCGGTGTGCGAAGTCTCAGTCAGAATTATCCGCATTCTGATTGGGGCGCAGCGCGTTATCCTGCAATGCTCATTGACCTGCCGTTTTCGGCGGTGTTCGATACACTGGCGTTGCCGGTGGATTCGCTGGATTAG